The following proteins are encoded in a genomic region of Thiomonas sp. X19:
- a CDS encoding ribulose bisphosphate carboxylase small subunit: MSEVMDYKSRLSDPASRKFETFSYLPAMNAASIKKQVEYLVKKGWNPAIEHIEPQYLMDSYWYMWKLPMFGETDVDKVLAEAEACHKANPDNHVRLIGYNNFNQSQGTSMVIFRGKTV, translated from the coding sequence ATGTCTGAAGTGATGGATTACAAAAGCCGCCTGAGCGACCCCGCCAGCCGCAAGTTCGAGACCTTCTCCTACCTGCCCGCGATGAACGCGGCCAGCATCAAGAAGCAGGTCGAGTATTTGGTGAAAAAAGGCTGGAACCCGGCCATCGAGCACATCGAGCCGCAATACCTGATGGACTCCTACTGGTATATGTGGAAGCTGCCGATGTTCGGCGAAACCGACGTGGACAAGGTCCTGGCCGAAGCCGAAGCCTGCCACAAGGCCAACCCCGACAACCATGTGCGTCTGATTGGTTACAACAACTTCAATCAGTCCCAAGGCACGTCGATGGTGATCTTCCGCGGCAAGACGGTCTAA
- a CDS encoding nitric oxide reductase activation protein NorD encodes MAINLDDYADYLEDLSEHTQTVLKSAWPDATKVLSPRGLDNYLKGAGALHGLGKGDSLVENWIDNAPLVAKEVGEDVVGELATAALTLASKTSGAVIELLLATAPTAANRLGDAELFSKYLQFINTLIAQAPRGVRPMLGKIDVLFQQLTLGGLRRWALWGAHAHRTDYEAQIQYFSLESKESLAMLQKERKGTLLVDVQRRINMYLRALWGRDFFMCPTSGDFENREGYKPYIEDYLLHLPDAYDDHGGVPGLELYRAAAAHCAAHVVETRTPISAEALNPYQMAVISVIEDARVEALSIRRFPGLKQMWAQLHTATPEMAATVGDYLNRLARALLDDSYADADPWVAEGRALFTQARDRLHDNQLSWDIGVTLAHKLQADKRIPFNARNDLLTAPYRDDNRYFWEFEEFDFNKAANAGYESVKQVRKHVSVMDMANEIDVENAGDDAEEIWVLDTELFPYEDMGKSFNEMEGKEPVSEPFHYSEWDYQIQLERPAWATVLERRGKLGDLAAIDAITTQYKREIHRMKFLLDAMQPQGVQRIRKLEDGDEIDINAAIASFIDMRLGQQPDPRIMMRSVRKVRDFSILVLLDLSESTNDKVAGQDYSVLDLTRQACVLLADAISKVGDPFAIHGFCSDGRHDVQYLRFKDFDQHWNEEPKARLAGMTGQLSTRMGAAIRHAGHHLQLQKSAKKLLLVITDGEPADIDVRDPQYLRSDTKKAVEDVAKHGVVTYCMSLDPRADQYVARIFGQNNFMVVDHVQRLPEKLPLLYAGLTR; translated from the coding sequence ATGGCCATCAATCTCGACGACTACGCCGATTACCTCGAAGATTTGTCCGAGCACACCCAGACCGTGCTCAAGTCCGCCTGGCCCGACGCCACCAAGGTGCTGAGCCCGCGCGGGCTGGACAACTACCTCAAGGGCGCGGGTGCGCTGCATGGCCTCGGCAAGGGCGATTCGCTGGTGGAGAACTGGATCGACAACGCCCCGCTGGTGGCCAAGGAAGTGGGCGAGGACGTGGTTGGCGAACTGGCCACGGCGGCGCTCACACTGGCCTCCAAAACATCGGGCGCGGTGATCGAACTGCTGCTCGCCACCGCCCCGACCGCGGCCAACCGTCTGGGCGATGCCGAGCTGTTCAGCAAGTATCTGCAGTTCATCAACACCCTCATCGCCCAGGCCCCGCGCGGCGTGCGGCCGATGCTGGGCAAGATCGATGTGCTGTTCCAGCAGCTCACCCTGGGCGGCCTGCGCCGCTGGGCGCTGTGGGGCGCGCACGCGCATCGCACCGACTACGAGGCGCAGATCCAGTACTTCAGCCTGGAGAGCAAGGAATCGCTCGCCATGCTGCAAAAAGAGCGCAAGGGCACGCTGCTGGTGGACGTGCAGCGGCGCATCAATATGTATTTGCGCGCGCTGTGGGGGCGGGACTTTTTCATGTGCCCCACCTCGGGCGACTTCGAGAACCGCGAGGGCTACAAGCCCTATATCGAAGACTATCTGCTGCACCTGCCCGACGCCTACGACGACCACGGCGGCGTGCCCGGCCTGGAGCTGTACCGCGCCGCCGCCGCGCATTGCGCCGCGCATGTGGTGGAGACCCGAACGCCCATTTCCGCCGAGGCGCTGAACCCCTACCAGATGGCGGTGATTTCCGTCATTGAAGATGCGCGGGTGGAAGCCCTCTCCATCCGCCGCTTCCCCGGCCTGAAGCAAATGTGGGCCCAACTGCACACGGCCACGCCGGAGATGGCGGCCACCGTCGGCGACTATCTCAACCGCCTCGCCCGCGCCCTGCTGGACGACAGCTATGCAGACGCTGACCCGTGGGTCGCCGAGGGCCGCGCGCTGTTCACGCAGGCCCGCGACCGCCTGCACGACAACCAGTTGTCGTGGGACATCGGCGTCACCCTCGCACACAAGCTGCAAGCCGACAAACGCATCCCCTTCAACGCCCGCAACGACCTGCTCACCGCCCCCTACCGCGATGACAACCGCTACTTCTGGGAGTTCGAGGAATTCGATTTCAACAAGGCCGCCAATGCCGGCTATGAGTCCGTCAAGCAGGTGCGCAAGCATGTCAGCGTGATGGACATGGCGAATGAGATCGACGTCGAGAACGCCGGCGACGACGCCGAGGAAATATGGGTGCTCGACACCGAGCTCTTCCCCTACGAAGACATGGGCAAGAGCTTCAACGAGATGGAGGGCAAGGAGCCGGTTTCCGAACCCTTCCATTACTCGGAATGGGACTACCAGATCCAGCTCGAACGCCCGGCCTGGGCCACGGTGCTGGAGCGGCGCGGCAAGCTGGGCGACCTGGCCGCGATCGACGCCATCACCACGCAGTACAAGCGCGAAATCCACCGCATGAAGTTCCTGCTCGACGCCATGCAGCCGCAGGGCGTGCAGCGCATCCGCAAGCTCGAAGATGGCGACGAGATCGACATCAACGCCGCCATCGCCAGCTTCATCGACATGCGCCTGGGCCAGCAGCCCGACCCGCGCATCATGATGCGCAGCGTGCGCAAAGTGCGCGACTTCTCCATCCTGGTGCTGCTCGACCTGTCCGAGTCCACCAACGACAAGGTGGCGGGCCAGGACTATTCCGTGCTCGACCTCACGCGCCAGGCCTGCGTGCTGCTGGCCGACGCCATCAGCAAGGTGGGCGACCCCTTTGCCATCCACGGTTTCTGCTCCGACGGCCGGCACGACGTGCAGTACCTGCGCTTCAAGGACTTCGACCAGCACTGGAACGAAGAACCCAAGGCGCGCCTGGCGGGCATGACCGGCCAGCTCTCCACCCGCATGGGCGCGGCCATCCGCCATGCCGGGCACCATCTGCAACTGCAGAAGTCCGCGAAAAAACTGCTGCTCGTCATCACCGACGGCGAGCCCGCCGACATCGACGTGCGCGACCCGCAATACCTGCGCTCCGACACAAAGAAGGCGGTGGAGGACGTGGCCAAACATGGCGTCGTCACCTACTGCATGAGCCTGGACCCGCGCGCCGACCAATACGTGGCGCGCATCTTCGGCCAGAACAATTTCATGGTCGTCGACCACGTGCAGCGCCTGCCGGAGAAACTCCCGCTGCTCTACGCGGGGCTGACACGGTAA
- a CDS encoding form I ribulose bisphosphate carboxylase large subunit, protein MATKTYNAGVKEYRQTYWTSDYTPKDTDLLACFKITPQAGVDREEVAAAVAAESSTGTWTTVWTDLLTDLDYYKGRAYAIEDVPGDDTCFYAFVAYPIDLFEEGSVVNVLTSLVGNVFGFKALRALRLEDVRFPIAYVKTCGGPPNGIQVERDKMNKYGRPLLGCTIKPKLGLSAKNYGRAVYECLRGGLDFTKDDENVNSQPFMRWRDRFSFVHEATLKAERETGERKGHYLNVTAPTPEEMYKRAEFAKEIGAPIIMHDYLTGGFTANTGLANWCRDNGMLLHIHRAMHAVLDRNPHHGIHFRVLTKCLRLSGGDHLHSGTVVGKLEGDRDATLGWIDIMRDEFIKEDRSRGIFFDQDWGSMPGVMPVASGGIHVWHMPALVSIFGDDSVLQFGGGTLGHPWGNAAGAAANRVALEACVEARNQGRAIEKEGKEILAAAAAHSPELKIAMETWKEIKFEFDTVDKLDVAHK, encoded by the coding sequence ATGGCCACGAAAACCTATAACGCCGGTGTGAAGGAATATCGGCAAACGTATTGGACCTCCGATTACACCCCGAAAGACACCGACCTCCTGGCGTGCTTCAAGATCACGCCGCAAGCTGGCGTGGACCGTGAGGAAGTGGCTGCCGCCGTCGCCGCCGAGTCGTCCACCGGCACCTGGACCACGGTGTGGACCGACCTGTTGACCGACCTGGACTACTACAAGGGACGCGCCTACGCCATCGAAGACGTTCCCGGCGACGACACCTGCTTCTACGCCTTCGTGGCCTACCCGATCGACCTGTTCGAAGAAGGCTCCGTGGTCAACGTGCTGACCTCGCTGGTGGGCAACGTGTTCGGTTTCAAGGCCCTGCGCGCGCTGCGCCTGGAAGACGTGCGCTTCCCCATCGCCTACGTCAAGACCTGCGGCGGTCCGCCCAACGGCATCCAGGTCGAGCGCGACAAGATGAACAAGTACGGCCGTCCGCTGCTGGGTTGCACCATCAAGCCCAAGCTGGGCCTGTCGGCCAAGAACTATGGTCGCGCCGTGTACGAGTGCCTGCGCGGGGGGCTCGACTTCACCAAGGATGACGAGAACGTCAACAGCCAGCCGTTCATGCGTTGGCGCGACCGTTTTTCCTTCGTGCACGAAGCCACCCTCAAGGCCGAGCGTGAGACCGGCGAGCGCAAGGGCCACTACCTGAACGTGACCGCCCCCACGCCGGAAGAGATGTACAAGCGTGCCGAGTTCGCCAAGGAAATCGGCGCGCCCATCATCATGCACGACTACCTCACCGGTGGCTTTACCGCCAACACGGGCCTGGCCAACTGGTGCCGCGACAACGGCATGCTGCTGCACATCCACCGCGCGATGCACGCCGTGCTGGACCGCAACCCGCACCACGGCATCCACTTCCGCGTGCTGACCAAGTGTCTGCGTCTGTCGGGCGGCGACCATCTGCACTCCGGTACCGTGGTCGGCAAGCTCGAAGGCGACCGCGATGCGACCCTGGGCTGGATCGACATCATGCGCGACGAGTTCATCAAGGAAGACCGTTCGCGCGGCATCTTCTTCGATCAGGACTGGGGTTCCATGCCGGGCGTGATGCCGGTGGCGTCCGGTGGCATCCACGTCTGGCACATGCCTGCACTGGTGAGCATCTTCGGTGACGACTCGGTGCTGCAGTTCGGTGGCGGCACGCTCGGCCACCCTTGGGGCAATGCTGCCGGCGCCGCGGCCAACCGCGTCGCGCTGGAAGCCTGCGTGGAAGCCCGCAACCAGGGCCGCGCCATCGAGAAGGAAGGCAAGGAGATTCTCGCGGCTGCCGCTGCCCACAGCCCGGAACTGAAGATCGCCATGGAAACGTGGAAAGAGATCAAGTTCGAGTTCGACACCGTGGACAAGCTGGACGTCGCCCACAAGTAA
- a CDS encoding CbbQ/NirQ/NorQ/GpvN family protein — translation MNDNIIDQYRITKEPYYRPVADEVALFEAAYSVRMPMMLKGPTGCGKTRFVEYMAWKLGRPLITVACNEDMTASDLVGRFLLDAQGTRWQDGPLAIAARHGAICYLDEVVEARQDTTVVIHPLTDNRRVLPLEKKGELVHAHPDFQIVISYNPGYQSLMKDLKQSTKQRFGGLDFTYPEHAIESEIVVHESGVATDVAEKLVSIAERSRNLKGHGLDEGLSTRMLIYAGSLIAKSVDPKSACRVALVRPITDDPDMRDALDAAVSTFF, via the coding sequence ATGAACGACAACATCATCGACCAATACCGCATCACCAAGGAACCGTATTACCGCCCCGTCGCCGACGAGGTGGCCTTGTTCGAGGCGGCCTATTCGGTGCGCATGCCCATGATGCTCAAGGGCCCCACCGGCTGCGGCAAGACCCGCTTCGTCGAATACATGGCATGGAAACTGGGCAGGCCGCTCATCACCGTGGCTTGCAACGAGGACATGACCGCCTCCGACCTGGTGGGCCGCTTCCTGCTCGACGCCCAGGGCACGCGCTGGCAGGATGGCCCGTTGGCCATTGCCGCGCGCCACGGCGCCATCTGCTATCTCGACGAAGTGGTCGAAGCGCGGCAGGACACCACCGTGGTCATCCACCCCCTGACCGACAACCGCCGCGTGCTGCCGCTGGAGAAGAAGGGCGAGCTGGTGCATGCACACCCGGATTTCCAGATCGTCATCTCCTACAACCCCGGCTACCAGAGCCTGATGAAGGATTTGAAGCAGTCGACCAAGCAGCGCTTCGGCGGCCTGGACTTCACCTATCCCGAGCACGCCATCGAAAGCGAGATCGTCGTCCACGAATCCGGCGTCGCCACGGACGTTGCCGAGAAGCTGGTGTCCATCGCCGAGCGCAGCCGCAACCTCAAGGGCCATGGCCTGGACGAAGGCCTGTCCACCCGCATGCTGATTTACGCCGGCAGCCTCATCGCCAAAAGCGTCGATCCCAAGTCCGCCTGCCGCGTGGCGCTGGTCCGCCCCATCACCGACGACCCCGACATGCGCGACGCGCTGGATGCAGCGGTGAGCACGTTCTTCTGA